A section of the Myxocyprinus asiaticus isolate MX2 ecotype Aquarium Trade chromosome 22, UBuf_Myxa_2, whole genome shotgun sequence genome encodes:
- the grxcr1a gene encoding glutaredoxin domain-containing cysteine-rich protein 1 — protein sequence MEGTLLTPGDGKRQKRVRFRVASGNSGRVLKEMFKDEGPSDSLDSDCTSSSDADRASTPSTTSGEFNSLLCGYLASELDDSGSEPDNLLVFAGGRDKDRVLDTRRVNILSKNGTVRGVKHKVSAGQILFDNLAKNNGVKLTLEFGRIVIYTTSFRVVRTTFERCEIVRKIFQNHRVKFIEKNIALDSEYGKELETRCKRVGESPSLPVVFIDGHYLGGAEKILEMNELGELQDLLTKIERVQQPDSCQTCGGFAFVPCPMCHGSKMSVFRNCFTDSFKALKCTACNENGLQPCSSCSH from the exons ATGGAGGGGACTTTGTTGACACCAGGGGATGGAAAGAGGCAGAAGAGGGTGAGGTTTCGAGTGGCCTCAGGGAATAGCGGGCGGGTTTTGAAAGAGATGTTTAAGGATGAAGGGCCATCAGATTCCCTGGATTCAGACTGCACCAGCAGCTCTGATGCAGACCGGGCCAGCACCCCATCCACCACCAGCGGCGAGTTTAACAGCCTCCTGTGTGGATATTTGGCGTCTGAGCTGGACGACAGTGGAAGTGAACCTGACAATTTGCTTGTGTTTGCAGGAGGGAGAGACAAGGACAGAGTGTTGGATACCAGACGAGTGAATATCCTCAGTAAAAATGGGACAGTTCGAGGAGTCAAGCACAAAGTCAGTGCTGGCCAAATTCTCTTTGATAACTTGGCTAAAAACAATGGGGTAA AACTGACTCTAGAGTTTGGGCGAATTGTAATCTACACCACCAGTTTTCGGGTGGTAAGGACAACATTTGAGCGATGTGAGATAGTCCGAAAGATCTTCCAGAACCACAGGGTGAAGTTCATAGAGAAGAACATTGCTTTGGACAGTGAGTATGGGAAGGAACTGGAAACACGCTGTAAACGAGTGGGTGAATCTCCATCACTACCTGTGGTATTCATCGATGGACACTACCTAGGG GGTGCAGAGAAAATACTTGAAATGAATGAGTTAGGGGAGCTTCAGGACCTCCTAACCAAAATTGAG AGGGTACAGCAACCCGACAGTTGCCAGACATGTGGGGGATTCGCTTTTGTCCCGTGCCCTATGTGCCATGGCAGCAAAATGTCTGTGTTTCGCAACTGCTTCACAGACTCCTTCAAAGCCCTAAAGTGCACAGCCTGCAACGAGAATGGTCTTCAGCCCTGCTCCAGCTGTTCTCACTAG